A window of the Theileria parva strain Muguga chromosome 2, complete sequence, whole genome shotgun sequence genome harbors these coding sequences:
- the SLC25A37 gene encoding Mitochondrial carrier family protein has translation MDSDPNNPLDWENWTGELPFWQHAFCGSIAGVMEHISLFPLDTIKTRLQTNSPIHNSINSSVNPRNSSNCYTISNGVRRLTTYTVNTKLAPTRGLYTNLFKGSNVIIIGCIPAHVLYFTVYEKIKNSGNIAISGATATICHDLILTPADVIKQRLQLNLHSNTAECVANLLRNEGVTALFRSLSITLFMNIPYHSLLVTIIHLLKQVNHEEKISNYKQFVYSGLGGAIAGALTTPLDVIKTRLQTQTSPHHQPLKYKNVLMTFRNIYRNEGLRGFTRGMSTRIGMCTPSAAISWGTYETLKNLIKLLN, from the exons ATGGACTCGGATCCTAATAATCCACTCGACTGGGAAAATTGGACAG GTGAATTACCGTTTTGGCAGCATGCGTTTTGTGGTAGTATTGCTGGTGTTATGGAGCATATTTCGCTGTTCCCTTTGGACACCATTAAGACCAGACTACAAACTAATTCACCTATTCACAATTCTATAAACAGTTCTGTTAACCCTAGAAACTCTTCTAATTGTTATACAATTAGTAACGGTGTTAGAAGATTAACGACGTATACTGTGAATACTAAGTTAGCTCCCACTAGAGGCCTGTATACTAACCTGTTTAAGGGAAGTaatgttataataattgGCTGTATTCCGGCGcatgtattatattttactgTGTATgagaagataaaaaattcagGCAATATTGCGATTTCTGGCGCAACAGCTACGATTTGCcatgatttaattttaactccAGCCGACGTTATTAAGCAGAGATTACAACTTAATTTACACAGCAACACTGCGGAGTGTGTTGCTAATCTACTCAGGAATGAGGGAGTCACAGCGCTCTTCAGATCACTTTCAATCACACTTTTTATGAATATCCCCTATCACTCACTTCTCGTCACCATTATTCATCTCCTAAAACAAGTTAACCATGAAGAGAAGATTAGCAACTATAAACAATTTGTTTACTCAG GACTGGGCGGTGCGATAGCTGGAGCTTTAACGACACCTTTGGACGTCATTAAAACGAGACTACAAACACAAACTTCACCACACCACCAACCCCTCAAATACAAA AACGTGTTGATGACGTTTAGGAATATATATCGTAATGAGGGCTTGAGAGGGTTTACGAGGGGCATGAGCACGAGGATTGGCATGTGTACGCCGTCCGCCGCCATCTCTTGGGGCACATACGAAACACTCAAAAATCTCATCAAACTACTCAACTAA
- the fttB gene encoding uncharacterized protein has product MSEDNHRSELIYTAKLAEQAERYDEMANAMKTLVETCVSDKEELTVEERNLLSVAYKNSVGSRRASWRIVSSVEQKEASKNNTSHKALARQYRVKIEGELNEICNNILSLLNNKLISSTNESESLVFYYKMKGDYYRYVSEFSCDDNKTNASTNAKESYQRATEIAENELKPTHPIRLGLALNFSVFFYEILNKPHEACEMAKRAFDDAITEFDSVSEDSYKDSTLIMQLLRDNLTLWASDIQSDSVDDRQNKPDE; this is encoded by the exons ATGTCAGAGGATAATCACAGATCAGAGCTGATTTACACGGCCAAGCTCGCCGAACAGGCCGAACGCTACGACG AGATGGCGAATGCGATGAAGACTTTGGTGGAGACTTGTGTTTCAGATAAAGAAGAATTAACCGTTGAAGAACGTAATTTACTG AGTGTGGCATATAAGAATAGTGTTGGTTCGAGGCGTGCGAGTTGGCGTATAGTGAGTAGTGTGGAGCAGAAGGAGGCGAGTAAGAACAACACCAGTCACAAGGCGCTCGCCCGCCAGTACCGCGTCAAAATCGAAGGCGAACTTAACGAAATCTGTAACAATATCCTCTCACTCCTCAACAATAAACTCATCTCCTCGACTAAT GAGAGTGAGAGTTTGGTGTTTTATTATAAGATGAAGGGTGACTACTACCGTTACGTGAGTGAGTTTTCCTGTGACGACAACAAGACCAACGCCAGCACTAACGCCAAGGAAAGCTACCAACGTGCCACTGAAATCGCAGAAAATGAACTAAAACCCACTCATCCCATTAG GTTGGGATTGGCATTGAATTTTTCGGTGTTTTTTTATGAGATTTTGAACAAGCCTCACGAGGCGTGTGAGATGGCGAAGCGTGCGTTTGATGATGCGATTACGGAGTTCGACTCGGTCTCGGAGGACTCGTACAAGGACTCCACACTCATAATGCAGTTACTCAGAGATAACCTCACACTCTGGGCATCAGACATACAGTCCGACTCCGTCGACGACAGACAAAACAAACCCGATGAATAA
- the FCF1 gene encoding Fcf1 family protein yields MGKAKKTRKFAQVKRRLSSKDPKLRVNKEIEKKEEGPKLTQSNVVHSGMFFNYNENLVPPFQVIVDTNFVNSSIQNKLDLHKSMMDLLLSKFTAAEIEEIFLGIICVTDCIIGELEKLGHRYRLALQLVKDPRIKRLKCTHKGTYVDDCIVERVQLHKCYIVATNDKDLKRRIRKIPGVPIMYVKRHQYQIERIPLSITSK; encoded by the exons atg GGAAAGGCTAAGAAAACGCGGAAATTTGCTCAGGTTAAACGACGACTCTCTTCCAAAGATCCCAAACT AAGGGTGAATAAGGAAATTGAGAAGAAGGAAGAGGGCCCAAAACTAACACAATC aaATGTTGTTCATTCTGGGatgttttttaattataatgaGAATTTGGTTCCGCCGTTTCAGGTCATTGTCGACACCAACTTCGTCAACTCCTCCATTCAAAATAAACTCGACCTTCACAAATCCATGATGGACCTGCTACTCTCAAAAT TTACTGCAGCAGAAATTGAGGAAATTTTCCTCG GTATAATATGTGTGACGGATTGTATAATTGGTGAGTTGGAGAAGTTGGGGCATCGTTACAGATTAGCTTTACAGTTGGTGAAGGATCCCAGGATTAAACGGCTTAAATGTACTCATAAAGGAACTTACGTCGATGATTGTATTGTAGAACGAGTTCAGTTG CACAAGTGTTACATTGTTGCAACTAATGATAAGGATTTGAAGAGGCGGATACGGAAGATACCCGGCGTGCCAATTATGTACGTGAAACGACACCAATACCAAATCGAACGCATCCCCCTCTCAATCACATCCAAATAA
- the htz-1 gene encoding Histone H2A.V, whose amino-acid sequence MDAGGKIGGKIGGKVGGMGKGGKGKTGSGKGKKTPMSRAARAGLQFPVGRVHRMLKSRVSADGRVGSTAAVYASAILEYLTAEVLELAGNASKDLKVKRITPRHLQLAIRGDEELDTLVKATIAGGGVIPHIHKALMNKGPAPVLVKPPKRL is encoded by the exons ATGGACGCTGGCGGTAAAATTGGAGGCAAAATCGGCGGGAAAGTCGGTGGCATGGGCAAAGGCGGTAAAGGAAAAACCG GAAGTGGAAAGGGTAAGAAGACACCGATGTCTCGTGCTGCAAGGGCGGGATTACAGTTTCCGGTGGGTCGTGTTCACAGGATGTTGAAGTCGCGTGTGAGTGCTGACGGTCGTGTGGGATCAACAGCGGCAGTGTACGCCTCTGCGATTTTGGAATACCTCACCGCTGAGGTGCTTGAGTTGGCAGGAAACGCCTCGAAGGACCTCAAGGTCAAGCGTATCACGCCACGTCACTTGCAACTGGCCATCAGAGGAGACGAGGAACTCGACACACTCGTCAAGGCTACCATTGCCGGCGGTGGAGTCATCCCACACATCCATAAAGCTTTGATGAATAAAGGACCCGCACCCGTCCTCGTCAAACCGCCGAAACGTCTGTAA
- the trappc5 gene encoding Transport protein particle (TRAPP) component family protein, with amino-acid sequence MDELRSRNILEQPLIKQKSKVSLSAYSFLFSEIVQYSLTNSSKDLPFTQILSGMGVEIGNRILDYLTVREKITTRFTNIVSLLTFISTTVWKYLFNHHCLLLKERDDNKEYMLNDREFQITKYISMPKELQYMSCGSFIGGIVQGILTSAKFNVTVSAHDVVDESNRKSLTILVQAIK; translated from the exons atggaTGAGTTGAGGAGTAGGAATATCCTGGAGCAACCGTTGATAAAGCAAAAATCAAAG gtATCTTTGAGCGCGTATAGCTTTTTATTTTCGGAAATTGTTCAGTACTCTCTCACCAACTCCTCCAAGGATCTTCCATTCACCCAAAT aTTGAGTGGTATGGGAGTGGAGATAGGGAATAGGATCTTGGATTATTTAACTGTTCGTGAAAAGATAACGACGAGGTTTACTAACATCGTTTCGTTACTCACGTTCATCTCAACGACGGTCTGGAAGTATCTCTTCAACCACCACTGCCTTCTACTCAAAGAACGAGACGACAATAAAGAAT ATATGTTGAATGATAGAGAGTTTCAAATAACGAAATACATTTCAATGCCAAAG gaatTGCAGTATATGTCGTGTGGTAGTTTTATAGGTGGAATCGTGCAAGGTATACTAACCTCCGCCAAATTC AATGTAACGGTGAGTGCGCATGACGTAGTGGATGAAAGTAACAGAAAGTCACTAACAATTCTAGTCCAAgcaattaaataa
- the RH8 gene encoding DEAD-box ATP-dependent RNA helicase 8 has protein sequence MSLSLDTSSSKNDTSVDPAWKRDILDKNADKRYKTEDVTKTRGSEFEDYFLKRELLMGIFEKGFERPSPIQEESIPIALAGHDILARAKNGTGKTAAFVIPLLQKLDTSEAQIQGLILLPTRELALQTSAVVKELGKYLEVQCMVSTGGTSLRNDIMRLYKPVHILCGTPGRILDLTNKGVAVLSQCSTVVLDEADKMLSQEFCPIVEALLKFLPTEKQIILYSATFPASVQAFKEQYLPNAHEINLMDDLTLKGITQFYAYVEERQKVHCLSTLFARLQINQAIIFCNSVVRVELLAKKITELGFSCFYIHAKMMQSHRNRVFHDFRNGACRCLVSSDLFTRGIDFRFVNVVVNFDFPKNSSTYLHRIGRSGRFGHLGLAINLVTEQDKEALFKIEEELATEIKPIPAHVDPSLYS, from the exons ATGAGTTTATCGTTGGATACGTCGAGTAGTAAAAACGACACGAGTGTCGATCCCGCCTGGAAACGAGATATTCTCGATAAAAACGCAGACAAACGCTATAAAACTGAG GATGTGACGAAGACGAGGGGTAGTGAGTTTGAGGATTATTTTTTGAAGCGTGAGTTGCTCATGGGTATTTTTGAGAAGGGTTTTGAGCGTCCTTCTCCCATCCAGGAGGAAAGTATTCCTATCGCTCTCGCCGGTCATGATATTCTCGCCAGAGCCAAAAATGGCacag GAAAGACGGCTGCATTTGTTATACCTTTACTCCAGAAACTTGATACCTCAGAAGCACAAATTCAAG GTTTAATTCTATTGCCTACGCGTGAGTTAGCATTGCAAACTAGTGCGGTGGTGAAGGAGTTGGGTAAATACTTGGAGGTCCAGTGTATGGTTTCCACTGGTGGCACTTCGCTCCGTAACGACATTATGCGTTTGTATAAACCTGTCCACATTCTCTGTGGTACACCTGGTCGTATTTTAGACTTAACTAACAAGGGCGTTGCGGTGTTATCCCAGTGTTCCACAGTAGTCTTAGACGAGGCTGACAAGATGTTATCACAGGAATTCTGTCCGATTGTGGAGGCCCTGTTGAAGTTTCTTCCCACTGAGAAGCAAATTATCTTATACTCCGCCACTTTCCCAGCGAGTGTTCAAGCGTTTAAGGAACAATATTTGCCAAACGCCCATGAGATTAACCTCATGGACGATTTAACTCTCAAGGGGATTACACAATTCTACGCCTACGTTGAGGAACGCCAGAAGGTTCACTGCCTGTCAACTTTATTCGCCAGGCTACAAATTAACCAAGCAATTATCTTCTGTAACTCAGTGGTCAGGGTTGAACTACTGGCCAAGAAGATTACGGAGTTGGGATTCTCCTGTTTCTACATCCATGCGAAGATGATGCAGTCGCATAGGAACAGAGTGTTTCACGATTTTAGGAATGGCGCCTGTAGGTGTTTGGTGTCCTCAGATTTGTTCACCAGAGGAATTGACTTCCGCTTTGTCAACGTCGTGGTTAACTTTGACTTTCCCAAGAACTCGTCCACGTATCTTCACAGGATCGGGAGGTCCGGACGTTTCGGACACCTCGGACTCGCAATCAATCTCGTTACAGAACAAGATAAAGAAGCGCTCTTCAA AATAGAAGAGGAGTTAGCGACGGAGATAAAGCCGATACCAGCACACGTCGATCCTTCtctatactcttaa
- the RLIM gene encoding Ring finger domain protein has translation MNTNVVEHYIDYSDNLYQQSHNTVNTPRIGPNRLRRNSSFPVIFYRNDQISRRNRNNEPLSTNRHTTPNRQLSSPIPNISLTNRHSEIMRIHEELSRYHNVIQSQLRNSPTFNSFQHINTDNGVNVHGVNPVNGVNIARVNGVNPVNSVNNVNSVRDVRNVTPRNSIGNDYIFVTNGRDNSRVNSFDTRSFSRINSDSHLNLNQISTIPTQSITLVEPVELQLPPEIIESFPVNSFTSDPLELDESLRSCSVCLEEYQQGTEIRRLPCTHSFHKNCIDTWLRKSTICPICKFNYIVMLQI, from the exons atgaacACAAATGTGGTTGAGCATTATATTGACTATAGTGACAACTTATACCAGCAGTCCCACAACACTGTAAATACCCCTAGAATCGGTCCGAATAGACTTCGAAGGA ACTCGAGCTTTCCTGTGATTTTTTACAGAAATGATCAAATTTCCAGACGGAATCGAAACAACGAACCACTCTCAACCAATCGCCACACAACACCAAATCGACAACTCTCATCACCAATCCCTAAC ATAAGCTTGACGAATCGGCATTCGGAGATAATGCGAATCCATGAGGAACTTTCAAGGTACCACAACGTAATACAGTCGCAACTACGG AACTCACCCACATTCAACTCTTTCCAACACATTAACACCGATAACGGGGTTAATGTGCACGGGGTTAACCCTGTTAACGGTGTGAATATTGCCAGAGTAAATGGTGTGAACCCTGTCAACAGTGTGAACAATGTGAACAGTGTGAGAGATGTGAGGAATGTGACGCCTCGTAACTCTATTGGTAATGATTACATTTTTGTAACAAATGGTAGAGATAATTCCCGTGTGAATAGTTTTGACACGCGCAGTTTCAGCAGGATTAACAGTGACTCGCACTTGAACCTGAACCAGATTTCCACAATTCCAACCCAGTCAATCACATTAGTAGAGCCTGTGGAACTTCAGTTACCGCCTGAAATCATCGAATCCTTCCCTGTCAATAGTTTTACGTCAGACCCACTGGAGCTTGACGAGAGCCTAAGATCTTGCTCTGTGTGCCTTGAAGAGTATCAGCAGGGCACGGAAATTAGAAGATTGCCCTGCACACACTCGTTTCACAAGAACTGTATCGATACATGGCTCAGGAAAAGCACCATCTGTCCCATCTGCAAATTCAACTACATCGTCATGCTACAgatttaa